From Syngnathoides biaculeatus isolate LvHL_M chromosome 12, ASM1980259v1, whole genome shotgun sequence:
GACACATCCAACACGTGAATATGACAATATTTACAGAAATTACACCATTACGATCACTCCGTTATTTATTCAAAGCGCTCCTCACTCGCAGGTGGATTCCTACCCGGTGGGGACGCAGGAGAATCTGGGCGAAATTACGTTGGTGAAGCTGGAGAAGAAAAAGCATTTGACGCAGGACGACTGGTACTGCAGGTACGTCTCGGTGAGGACGCCGGGGGGAGACGGCGTGGAGTTCCCGTGCTATCGTTGGCTGGTGGGTGACAAGGAAGTGGTGCTGAGAGACGGGCGAGGTACGGGTCGCAAACTTGCAAACGGGTTTGCCGCACTCATTTCATTTGACCACATGGGCTCGCTCTGGTTTCTTAGCTCACCTGCCTCAGGATGATGAGACCACCCTGGTCAAGGAGCACAGACAAAAGGAACTGGAAATGAGACGGAAAGCCTACAGGTGTGCGTCCTCTGACCTTGCAGTCCATTAGGGACCCTCCTGTTTGTTTACAGAAATGTTGTACCTTGCAGATGGATGCAGTGGCAGCCAGGATTTCCTATGAGCATCgatgcaaaaagacaccaagattTACCTCGGGACATCCAGTTTGACAGCGAGAAGGGAGTGGATTTCGTACTGAACTACAGAAAAGCGTATGTATTGCGTCTAGCGGCCTGGATCTGGAATATCTTGTAATAACTCCAAGACTCAGagcttttaaatgaaaacaaatcaagCTGTATCAACTAATACATCATGAACATGAATTTTCCAGGATCCAGAACCTGTTCTTGAACCACTTCATGCACATGTTCAAGTCGTCCTGGACTGACTTTGCCGATTTTAAGAAGATCTTTTTGAAGATTAAAAGCACAGCCTCAGGTCGGCCTCAGATTTATATTTCGTTGATTATGTCTCACTTAATTTGATCAACGTTTCACTCCAGAGTATGTGATGCAACACTGGAAAGAGGATCTCATCTTCAGCCACCAGTTCATGAACGGCTGCAATCCCGTCCTCATCCAGAAGATCGGCAAAATTCCGGACAAGTTTCCCGTCACCAATGAGATGGTCGCCGGCAGCCTGGAGAGGGACTTGACTCTCGAACAGGAAGTTAAGGTAGATGGACCGTAGTCATTGCCATCTTATTTTGACGCAGATGATTTCATTCGAATGCGATAACGGAAAATTTGACTGAGGATCCATGCGCATCCCCCACTGCCAAGGTGTGCCACAAGGTTCAATTCTCTGCACCTCTTGTCTTCATCTTCTACTTGATGCCCATTTGATCCGATAATCCTCTGTCTGTCTACCAGTTCTTCGCCAACTACATCGAGCTCCTGATATCCATCCACGTTCTCATTAGGGCGGTAGGTGTGCTGTAGttgatcccagctgactttgggcagggtacaccctggattggtcaccagccaatccttGGCTTGGCATTGGATGGTGACTAGTACAGGAGTACTTTGGCTCTCGCTCAAAGTCACCTGAGATAGTGCAAGCACATCCCCCGAGCCTAATGaggataatccatccattttcttagccggttatcctctaaagggtcgcggggtgtgctggagcctatcccagctgtcaagggtacaccctgaactggttgacaaccaatcgcagggcacatcgagacaaacagctgcactcacagtcacatcgacggggaaatttagagtgatcaattaatgttgcatgtttttgggatgcgggaggaaactggagtccccggagaaaacccacgcaggcacggggagaacattcaaactccacacagtcaggtccgggatcgaacccgggacctcagaactgtaaagccaacgctttccagctgatcccccgtacccctattgaggataagtgctATAGAAAATAAGTGGCCCTTGGCATGATTTTCAAACTGACTCTGGAGTTCATTTTTACCTCAAACATCTCCCACGTCCGTCAATCCCTGTCGTCTTGACCTGCAGAGATCCTCTTTCACACTTTCATACCTCGGGTCTGGACTACTGCAAcaaccttctctttagtctacctaaaaaaaaaaaaaaaaatacaaaaaaaaaatccaataatgtTCCCTTGTTTAACCGTATAATAGAAGTTTTagtaggaatttttttttccatttgttttttcgttGATTATATATTTCATGCatttacaggatgttttttttttttaatttagtgtgtctttttttcatcgttttttttgttttttatttacaggatgtttatttttccatttttaatatatGTTTAAAGTCTCTAAAATCCCAGACTACACACTTGATAAACAGACAGGCATtatcattttctcacatttctctcatttaaacACTCTCAAGGTTCAAACatttgtgaataataataataataaaaaaaaaatacccaactgTATTCTACAATGAAACCtaagatcaaaacctgttttaggccaaaacatttattttgagaactttttttttagtgatgaaataaaattttacTTGTAAACTGGGTCTTACCAACAAAATATCGCAACGTTTTTGTGAGTGGCGTTaagaataatttatttttattgtttcaggcAGGTAACATCTACATGGTGGACTATGAAGTGTTGGATGGCATCAAGGCAAATGGTACGGACCCCCGCACCCCGCAATACATGACGGCTCCCATCTGCCTTCTGTACAAGAACACCCAGAACGAGATCCTGCCAATAGCCATTCAGGTATGATCATAATGATCACGAGCAAGTCTCACACCAGTTTTACAATCCTTTCCCTCCTCGGCTTGTTTCGCAGTTGGGTCAGACTCCAGGCGAGGACAACCCCATCTTCCTGCCCACAGACGGCGAGTACGACTGGCTCCTCGCAAAGATCTGGGTGCGGTCGTCCGACTTCCAGCACCACCAGACGATCACGCACCTGCTCAGGACGCACCTGATCTCGGAGATGTTTGCCGTCGCCATGTTCAGGCAGCTGCCCGCCGTCCACCCGGTCTTTAAGGTGAAAAGTCCCGCTCATCAAACCCAACGGAGGACTGATCATAACAGGGAATTGATGCGCTCCTTCACAGCTACTCATCCCTCACGTCCGTTTCACCATCGCCATTAACACCAAGGCCAGAGAGCAGCTCATCTGTGAACGTGGTCTCTTTGATAAAGTGAGTTATTTTTCTCTCGAGGTTAAGCGCTGATAGACTACCTTAAACCGGCCTGGATGTAGTTTGCACGAGTCATGAAGTTTACTTCAAGCAGGCTTGTGGTGGCCCAAATTTAAAGTAACTTAATGTAATCATTCATGGCGAGGTTCTAAATGTGCGAGGCGCATCCTTAGGCTCTGAGAATGATGGTACAGGCTTGGCCCTTGAGGATTTGAAGACTGCAGAGCTGGTTCAGAAGGTTTGGGGCCAGATCACACCTTTTGAGTTACTGGGACAGTGACGGGGCACTTAGACACTGAAAAGTCCTTTGAAGTCTTGACGACTCAACTGCAAGATCAGGCTCAGACACTTTGAAGACCGACAATGTCAAGACCCGGTGGCAGACTGAAACTCCTTGTCTGGGGGGCGATTCCAAGGTAAGAGTTATAGGCCTGTCAGGGGCAAGCgcttaaaaatggcaaaaaacagGCTCAAGTTCCAATAATGTAAGGACATACCAAGAC
This genomic window contains:
- the LOC133510141 gene encoding polyunsaturated fatty acid 5-lipoxygenase-like isoform X3, which codes for MRRKAYRWMQWQPGFPMSIDAKRHQDLPRDIQFDSEKGVDFVLNYRKAIQNLFLNHFMHMFKSSWTDFADFKKIFLKIKSTASEYVMQHWKEDLIFSHQFMNGCNPVLIQKIGKIPDKFPVTNEMVAGSLERDLTLEQEVKAGNIYMVDYEVLDGIKANGTDPRTPQYMTAPICLLYKNTQNEILPIAIQLGQTPGEDNPIFLPTDGEYDWLLAKIWVRSSDFQHHQTITHLLRTHLISEMFAVAMFRQLPAVHPVFKLLIPHVRFTIAINTKAREQLICERGLFDKANATGGGAHVALIQKTMKTLTFRSLCFPDMMKARGVDSEQELPCYFYRDDGYKVWEATRSFVSDVINIYYSGDEKVRGDEEIQAFIKDVCDYGMKDFKHSGFPRSLQSREELIEYLTVIVFTASAQHAAVNFGQYDWYSWIPNAPSTMRKPPPNRKGLANMSLIMASLPDRGRSSWHLGAVWALSQYQKNELYLGTYPDEHFLEKPVKASMEKFKKDLAEISGDIRKRNRERKLPYCGLSPDKIPNSVAV
- the LOC133510141 gene encoding polyunsaturated fatty acid 5-lipoxygenase-like isoform X2; protein product: MPCTYVVSVATGTQGRSGTDNYIFVTLVGSEGCSRKIRLDKPQHDDFERGSVDSYPVGTQENLGEITLVKLEKKKHLTQDDWYCRYVSVRTPGGDGVEFPCYRWLVGDKEVVLRDGRAHLPQDDETTLVKEHRQKELEMRRKAYRWMQWQPGFPMSIDAKRHQDLPRDIQFDSEKGVDFVLNYRKAIQNLFLNHFMHMFKSSWTDFADFKKIFLKIKSTASEYVMQHWKEDLIFSHQFMNGCNPVLIQKIGKIPDKFPVTNEMVAGSLERDLTLEQEVKAGNIYMVDYEVLDGIKANGTDPRTPQYMTAPICLLYKNTQNEILPIAIQLGQTPGEDNPIFLPTDGEYDWLLAKIWVRSSDFQHHQTITHLLRTHLISEMFAVAMFRQLPAVHPVFKLLIPHVRFTIAINTKAREQLICERGLFDKANATGGGAHVALIQKTMKTLTFRSLCFPDMMKARGVDSEQELPCYFYRDDGYKVWEATRSFVSDVINIYYSGDEKVRGDEEIQAFIKDVCDYGMKDFKHSGFPRSLQSREELIEYLTVIVFTASAQHAAVNFGQYKIAPV
- the LOC133510141 gene encoding polyunsaturated fatty acid 5-lipoxygenase-like isoform X1 — its product is MPCTYVVSVATGTQGRSGTDNYIFVTLVGSEGCSRKIRLDKPQHDDFERGSVDSYPVGTQENLGEITLVKLEKKKHLTQDDWYCRYVSVRTPGGDGVEFPCYRWLVGDKEVVLRDGRAHLPQDDETTLVKEHRQKELEMRRKAYRWMQWQPGFPMSIDAKRHQDLPRDIQFDSEKGVDFVLNYRKAIQNLFLNHFMHMFKSSWTDFADFKKIFLKIKSTASEYVMQHWKEDLIFSHQFMNGCNPVLIQKIGKIPDKFPVTNEMVAGSLERDLTLEQEVKAGNIYMVDYEVLDGIKANGTDPRTPQYMTAPICLLYKNTQNEILPIAIQLGQTPGEDNPIFLPTDGEYDWLLAKIWVRSSDFQHHQTITHLLRTHLISEMFAVAMFRQLPAVHPVFKLLIPHVRFTIAINTKAREQLICERGLFDKANATGGGAHVALIQKTMKTLTFRSLCFPDMMKARGVDSEQELPCYFYRDDGYKVWEATRSFVSDVINIYYSGDEKVRGDEEIQAFIKDVCDYGMKDFKHSGFPRSLQSREELIEYLTVIVFTASAQHAAVNFGQYDWYSWIPNAPSTMRKPPPNRKGLANMSLIMASLPDRGRSSWHLGAVWALSQYQKNELYLGTYPDEHFLEKPVKASMEKFKKDLAEISGDIRKRNRERKLPYCGLSPDKIPNSVAV